Part of the Aquimarina sp. TRL1 genome, AATAGCTCCAACACCTGCTTGCCCTTCATTACTGTTTTGACCACAGCTCTGACGAGATCTCCAGTCTTGGTGGCGGAACCCTATACAATGTCCTATTTCGTGACCAATTACATGCTCATTTACATTGTTTCCAAAGCTACTAGTTCCCTGATTTATCTGAATCCACTTATATGCTCTTCCTCCACTTGGGAATCCAGCAGATCCTCCGCCTCCAGATTGGTTGTTATTGTAAACAACCATATCTGCGGCTTGATAATTTGTACCAAAAGTCAGTCTAAAATTCAGAGAAGTACCTATTCTGTTATAGTTATTAACAGCCCATTGTAACCCTGTTCTCATAGTACTGGTAAGTGCATTTCCCGAACCTGTATACCCAAGGATATCAATCGTACGGTTTGCTCCTGATACCAGATTACTGGTTCTATACTGCTTTTGTCCATCAGCAAGTGCTTCCAATTCTTCTAGTTTTTCTAATCCTGCACGAGGAATTTGAATATCACCAGAAACCAGGTACGCTTGCTTAGTCCCATCCAGATGTGCTATTTCCTCAATAGTTACATCATCTATATTAACTCCCATATCAAACAGCTTAGTTAATTCTGCTTTTGTAGGAGTTAATGCAATCTCTTTCTCTTGTTCACTAGCTAGTTCTTCTTTCTGACAGGAAGTTGTAAAACCTGCAACAATAGCGCATAGCGCTAATAATTTGATTCTTTTCATCTTAATAAGTTGAGTTTGTGTAGTTATCTAAATATTATCCTCAAAAAATGAGGTTTTATTCAGCCACAATAAATTAATATTGCTTCGAACTTTTTAATGGTTTGCGTTTTCAATATATAACATTTTTTCCAAAAAATAAGTTAATTAATTATCTTATACGCATTAAAAACAAGCAATATTTGAATTATACACAATAAAACGCTTAAAAAACAAGACACACTTTTTTTTATAATGCACATAAATTCGACAAAATACATGGCTCCCACAAACAAATGTTAGTTTAGTCCCTAGGATTACTAGACTATTAAAAAAAAAGGTTCTCTCTGACAGCAGAAAACAAAAAGTAGTATTTTTCTTTCAAATGTTAAATTTTTATGTTTTGCGCCTTTTTTTTATAAAAAACTGCAAACAAAACACGATTTCCCCATGAAAAAGAAAAGGCTTAGCAGTAATTACTGCTAAGCCTTTTTGTTATTTTTATTATGTTTTTCCCGTTATTATATAATCTCTGCGCTAAGTCCTTCTTCCAACAACTTAGAACACCTAGGTACTAAATCATCATAATTTCCTGTTTTTACTGTGCACTTTCCTGTATAATGAACTAATAAGGCGCATTGCTCTGCCTGCAACGGTGTATGTTCACATGTGTAGATAAGTGTTTCAATCACATGATCAAAAGTGTTTACATCATCATTATACAAGACAATCTCGTTATTAGGTTGCTCAGTTGTTTTCTCCAGAACTTCCTCTAATACTTTTTCCTGAGTACTCATAACATGTTTTTTATACAAATATAACATTTAGAAAATAATGTTGTTCTGATTTAAATTCATTTTAACACATAACTTGATGAAATCCAATTATTTCTATCCAATTTATTAACAAACGTTAAACCGTTTTTCTCACACTCTGCCGTAATCATCTCTAAATCTTCTTTATAGAAGCCACTCAGAAATAGACAACCTTCTTTATTCAGTGATTTTGTATAGGCATGTATATCTTTTAGTAAGATATTCCTATTAATATTAGCTATGATTACATCATAGGTTTTTCCTTCTAACAGGGAAACATCTCCCTCAAAGGCAGTAATTCGCTGGCATTTATTTCTTTCTATATTTTCACGAGTGTTTAAATAGCACCAGTTATCTATATCGATT contains:
- a CDS encoding M57 family metalloprotease codes for the protein MKRIKLLALCAIVAGFTTSCQKEELASEQEKEIALTPTKAELTKLFDMGVNIDDVTIEEIAHLDGTKQAYLVSGDIQIPRAGLEKLEELEALADGQKQYRTSNLVSGANRTIDILGYTGSGNALTSTMRTGLQWAVNNYNRIGTSLNFRLTFGTNYQAADMVVYNNNQSGGGGSAGFPSGGRAYKWIQINQGTSSFGNNVNEHVIGHEIGHCIGFRHQDWRSRQSCGQNSNEGQAGVGAILIPGTPTSDRADSIMLACFGSGEDGEFTSSDITALRALY
- a CDS encoding ATP-dependent Clp protease adaptor ClpS — encoded protein: MSTQEKVLEEVLEKTTEQPNNEIVLYNDDVNTFDHVIETLIYTCEHTPLQAEQCALLVHYTGKCTVKTGNYDDLVPRCSKLLEEGLSAEII